Within Streptomyces albofaciens JCM 4342, the genomic segment GGGCGAGCGGAAGGGCGTACTCGTACCAGTCCCACCACTGCGCGCGGTCCGCGCCCACCGCGAGCAGGACGACGGCTTCGGCCCGCCCGCCGGACGGCGCGGCCTCGACCGTGCACAGCACCCGCAGGTCCCGGCCGGTCAGCGCGGCCAGCCGCAGCTCGTACAGTTCCATGGCCGGCGGCCGTACGCCCAGCGGCACACGCACCTCGTGCTCCAGCCGCTCCGCCCCGTCGGCCATGTCGCGGGCTTCACCACGGGCCGCGGCGACCGTGCTGTCCGCGGCGGCACGGGCCGCCGCCGATTCCGCGCCGGGCGCCCCGTCCAGCTCTGCCAGCGCGTCGTGGACGTCCTGCTGGACGCGCCCGGCCTGCTGGACCGCCTCCACGCCCCGCCTGCGGGCCAGAAAGAGGTCGACCTGGTTCTGCACCCGCCGGCTGATCCCGACGAGATCGGCCTCCCGCTCGCGGACCCCGGCGGACGACTCGCCGAGCAGCGCCTGCCCCCGCCGTACGGCCGTACGCCGCTCCTCCGCCTCCTCGGCGAGGTCGGCGCGGCCCGAGCCGGCGGCCCGCGCCCCCAGCTCGGCCAGCCGCCTGGCCTGCCGCCCCAGTTCGCCGATCTGCCGGTCCAGTTGCTGCCGCGACGCCTTCACATCGGCCACCGCCCGCCGGACCTTCATCAGCAGCGCGAGCTGGCGCCGGTACCAGTAGTCCAGCGCCTCCCGCGGCTCGCCCGCCCGCAGCGCGGCCCCCACCGGGACGACCAGGGGCGGTCCCAGCCGCAGGCCCTCGGCCAGCAGCCCGGTGACCGCCTCCCCGACGAGCCGGGCGGCCGGGGGATCGTCACGGCGCAGGCGGTTCAGCCGGCTCCGTGCCTCACGTGTCACTACCAGCCCGTACGCCATGGCGGCCTCACTCCCCGACGACCCGTGCGAGAGTCCAGGCCTCCACTCTGCCGTTCCGGCCGGCCGCTGTCCCCGCATCGGGCGGACCGGGCCCGGGCGGCCCGCGTCAGAACCCGAGGTCGTCGGCGACGGTGGAGGCCGGGACGCTCAGGACGCCGTCGAAGGCGTCGAGCACGGGCGTGTGCAGATAGCCGCTGTGCATACGGATGCGGTCGGGGCCGCTCGCCGCCGTCCCGTCGCCCGGACCATGGTGCCCGCGCAGCCCGGCGAGGGCGATGCCGGAGCCCAGCCCCGCGTCCGCGACGGCGGCTTCGAGACTGCCGGGCTCGGGCGGGCCGAGCGGGGTGTCCTCGACCCGGAAGCCGAACGTGGTGTGCTCGTCGAGGCGCATCTCGGCGGTGCGGCCGCCGACGCTCGTCATGGCGAGCGCGAAGTAGTCGTCGCCCAGCGCGTGGTGCAGGTGGTGGCCCATGGGAAGCGACGTGAGACGGCCGTCGAAGAAGACCGGTGTCCGCTGGATGTGGGCGTTGTGCGCGGGCAGCACGACGCGCGTGCCCGGCGGGGTGTGGTCCAGGAGCCAGCGCACCGAGTCGGCCATGAACACCTCGCGGGCGGAGGCGTCGGCCACCGCACCGCGCCCGGCGTACAGCTCCGCCATGGCACGGAACTGGTGGTCGGTGTGGCACGCCGCCTCGGCCCGGTGCAGCGCGACGTCGTACTCCCACCGGCCGCCGCGCTCGACGTACAGCGGCTTCATGGCCCGCAGCCGGGTGCGCAGCCGGGTCAGCAGCGAGCTGAGGGAGTCCTGTTCGGCGGGCGCCAGCCGGGACCAGGCCGGCGCGGCGAGCGCCATGGAGGCACCCGCGAACCGTTCGGCGATCTTCATGGCGTCCTGGACCAGCGGCAGGCCGTCCGGGTCGACCTCGCGGAGGTACTCGGCGACCGGCGCCAGGGCCGGGAGCAGCGAGCCCCCGGCCTCGGGCACATCGACGCCGGCGAACCGTACGGGAAGCGTGGCCGTCCGGTTGTGGCGGCGCAGCCAGTGCAGCGGACCGGAGAGCCCGATCGGGATGGCGGCCCCGGTCTGCCGGTCGAAGTCCTCCTCCGTACCGGCCCCTTGGACCCACGCGTCCAGCGCGACGCCCTCGCTGAAACCGAATTCGAAGGCCAGGGCGGTGAAACCGCACCGCTGGACCAGGAAACGCAGCACGCGTTCGCGGGCCAGCCCGAATTCCCGGATGAAATGGGAATTCTCGCCGAGCGCGACGACCCGGGCGTCACCGATCAGCGCCCGCAGCGGTTCCAGGTCGTCGAGCGGGGCGTCGGGATCGAGGGTGTCGAGCACGGCGGCCCGTTCCCCCAGCCGGGCGGTGAACGGACTCCCGCCGCGCTCACCGCTCGCGCCGCCGGGATTCCGCTCCCGGTCCTCGGCCCGGTTTCGGTCGTGACTTCTTTCGGGCATGCCGGGTGCTCACTTTCTCGCGGGCGGGAAAACCGGTGGGGGACGGACGGCTGACGTACGGACGCGGCGACGGGGAAGCGGAGCGCGGCGCGGCGGCGACGGGCTCAGGGCAGGATCGCGTCCACGTACCCGCCGTCGACGCGCAGCGCGCCGCCCGTGGTCGCCGACGCCTGCGGCGAGCTGAGGTACACGACCATGTTGGCGATCTCCTCGGGCTCGATGAGGCGTTGCAGCAGCGACTGCGGACGGTGCAGGCGCATGAATTCGCGCTGGGCAGCGTCCCACGGAAGATCGCGGTCGACCAACTGATATACGAAGTCCTCGACGCCGCCGGTGTGCGTCGGCCCGGCGATCACCGAGTTGACGGTGACACCCGTCCCGGCGGCCTCCTTGGCGAAGCCCCGCGAGACGGCCAGCAGCGAGGTCTTGGACATGCCGTAATGGATCATCTCGGCGGGCACCACGACCGCGGAGTCACTGGCGATGTTCTGGACGCGTCCCCAGCCGCGCCCCTTCATCCCCGGCAGGTACGACCGGATCAGCCGGACGGCGCTGAGCACATTGGTCTCGAAGTAGGTGCGCCACTCCGCGTCGGTGATCTCCAGGGCCGGACGCGAGCCGAAGATGCCGAGGTTGTTCACCAGGATGTCGGTGTGCGGCACGGCCGACAGCAGGTCCTGCGCGCCGCTCTCGGTGGCGAGGTCGGCGGTGACGCCGGAGACCTCCGCCCCGGGCACCGCCTCCCGCAGCTGCCCGGCGGCGGTGTCGAGGCGCCCCGGGTCGCGCCCCGTGAGCACCACGCTCGCGCCCGCCCGGGCGAGGCCGGTGGCGATGGCGTGGCCGATGCCCTGGGACGAACCGGTCACCACGGCCGTCCGGCCGGAGAGGTCGATGTGCATGTCCGTGCTCCCTTCGCTCTGGCGGTACGTGCGCTGTGTCATGGCGTACGTGTGCTGCCCAGCATCGCGGGTACGGCCCGTCCGGTGTGCGGGGCGCGCGGGGCACGGTGTGAGCTGTGGGGCGTGTGATGAATCTCCTTCCTCGTGGGCATGGGGGCACGTGAGACGGGTAACAGCCGCCGTGAGCCAAGCCGCAGATATGACGGAAGGAGAAGAAGATGTTGTTGGCGCACCCGGTGGTGTTGGGTAACCTCGTCGACCAGTACGAGACACTGCGGGTGCTGCGTGCCCAGGACGGCAGTCCTGAGCTGCGGCGGCGGATGGACGATCTCGCCTACTCGCTGTGCATTTCCACCGGAACGAAGGACGTTGATGCGGCACTGGTCGCGGCCAGGCACCGGCTGCCCGGCACGGGCGTGCGGGAGGACTCCCTCCTGTCGGCCTGAAGGACCGTCCGCGCCTCGTTCCGGCGTCGTTGTAGATCCCGCATCCTCCCTCGCCGCGCGCGAGGGCCGGTGTGGCTGAACCGTTCGAGGACTGACCCCACATGACCGCTGCCCGCCTGCCCGCAGGACCGCCGATCTACGACAGCCTCATCGAGGAGCACGGCGACGTCCTGGCCCAGGTCCGCCAGGTGGCCAAGGAAACCGAGCGCGAGGCCGACGAACTGCTGGACTGGAGCGAGCTGCGCTCCGGCCGGGACTGACGGACCGTACGCCGCGGAGCCGGCCCGCCGCGCGCTGCGGGCCGGCTCGGGTCCCGCCGTCCTGCGGCGGCGCCGGCGCCCCGCGCCCCCGGACGCCGGCCGGCTGACCCGTTCACCTCAATTACCCGCGAGAAATTGCCCAGTTGGACGTCCCCTTTCGCGGCACCGGGCTGGATAGCATGGCCGGGATGTTGTGCTGAGCGGAGCGGGGGCCGCGCATGGGAAAGCGCGAATTGGCTGACATCTGGCCGCTGACAGCCATGCAAACGGGCATGTTCTTCCACGCCGGTTATGATCCGCGGGCCACCGACATCTATCGCAGCCAGACGGTCCTGGAATTCGAGGGGCCGCTCGACCTGGGGCTGCTGCGTTCCGCATTGCAGCGGCTGCTGCACCGGCACGCGCCGTTGCGCGCGGGATTCCGTACGCTGGAGTCCGGGGAAACCGTACAGTTCGTGCTGCGCGAGGCCGAGGTCCCCTGGACGGAAATCGACCTGGGCACGGCGGACGCATCCGTACCGCGGCAGGTGGCGGAGCGGGAATGGCGGCGCCGGTTCGACCTCGCCGAACCCCCGCTGCTGCGGGTCACGGCGCTGCGGCTGGCCGGCGGCCGCCACCGTGTTCTGCTGGCCCTGCACCACATTCTCTGCGACGGCTGGTCCCTCGCGATCCTCCTCGGCGAATGGATGACGCTGTACCGGCACGCGGGGGACCCCGCCTGCCTGCCGCCGGTGACGCCCTACGCCACGTACATGTCCTGGCTGGCCGGCCGGGACCGGGACGCCGCCCGCGCGGCCTGGCGGCAGGCGCTCGCGGGCGCCCGGCCCACCCTGGTCGCGGCGGGCAAGGGAACCGGCGCGCCGAAGGACCCGGCCGAGATCCCGGTCGGTCTCACCGCGCCGCTGGCCGCCCGGCTGGAACGGCGCGCGCGCCGCCTCGGCGTGACGGCGAGCACCCTGGTCCGCGGCGCGTGGGGCATCCTGCTGGGCAGGCTGACCGGCCGGGACGACGTGGTGTTCGGCACGACCTCGGCCGGCCGGCCGCCGGAGGTGCCGGGCATCGAGAACATGGTCGGGATGTTCATCAACACGCTCCCGGTACGGGTGCGTTGGGGCGAGCGCGAGCCGCTGGCGGGCTTCCTGCGGCGGCTCTCCGCCGAGCAGGCCGCGCTGCTGCCGCACGAGCACACCGGCCTGCCGGAGCTGCACCACCTCACCGGCACCCGGGAACTGTTCGACACGCTGGTCGTCTACCAGAACCTCCCGCAGGAGATGCCGTCCGGTGACCTCGCCCACGGGGTCCGGCTCGACGAGGTCACCGGACGGTCCGCGGCCCACTACCCCCTCGTCCTGAACGCGCTGCCCGGCGACTTCCGGCTCACCTACCGGCCGGACCTCTTCGGCCGGGACGCGGCCGAGGCGGTGGCGGCCCGCCTGGTGCGGGTGCTGGAACAGGTCGCGGGCGACCCCTCGGTACGGCCCGCGCGGCTCGACGCCCTGCTGGACGGCGAGCGCGAGCGGCTGACGACGGGGGTCAACGTCGGTCCGCCCGGCGTGACGGGGGAGACGGTGACCGAGGCCTTCGCGCGGGTGGTGGAGCGGTGCCGGGACCGGGTGGCCGTCGTCGGCGGGGGCGCGCGGTCGACGTACGGCGAGCTGGACCGGCGGGCGGCTGCCGTCGCCGGGTATCTGCGGGCCAGGGGGGTGGGGGAGGAGGACCGGGTGACGGTGCGGCTGCCCCGGTCCCCGGACCTGGTGGCCGTGCTGCTCGGCGTCGTCAAGGCCGGTGCGGCGTATGTGCCGGTCGACCCGGACGGCCCGCCGGGGCGCACCGGCCTGCTGACCGGCAACGCGGCGGCGGCCTTCGACGTGACCGGGGCCGTCGTGGCGGACGCCCTCGCGGGCACGGGCGGCACGGGGCCCGTACCGGCGCGGGTGACGGCCGGCTCGGCGTTCTCCGTGCTCCACACCTCCGGCTCGACCGGGGAGCCCAAGGGCGTGACGGTGACGCACGGCGGCGTCGCCGCGCTGGCGGCGGACCCCTGCTGGGGCGGCAGCGCCACCGGCCGGACGCTCTTCCACGCCCCGCACACCTTCGACGCCTCCCTCCTGGAGATCTGGGTGCCGCTGCTGAACGGCGGCTGCGTCGTGGTGGCCCCCGCGGGCGTCGCCGACTCCGACCTGCTGACGGGCCTGGTCGCCGACGCGGGCCTGACGACGGTCCACCTGACGGCCGGTCTGTTCCGGGTGCTGGCCCAGGAGACGCCGGAGTGCCTGGCCGGTCTGCGGCACGTCCTGACCGGCGGCGACGTGGTGCCCGCCGACGCCGTGGCGCGCGTCGTCCGCGCCTGCCCGGACGTGGAGATCCGCCACTTGTACGGGCCCACCGAGACCACCCTGTGCGCGACCGTCCACCGGCTCCGGCCGGGCGCCCCGGTGCCGGAGCCCCTGCCCCTGGGCGGCCCGCGCTCCGGCGTCCGCCTGTACGTCCTGGACGGCGGCCTGCGGCCCGCACCGGCCGGCGTCCCGGGCGAGCTGTACGTGGCCGGGTCCGGCGTCACACGCGGCTATCTGCACCGGCCCGCCCGCACCGCCGAACGGTTCGTCGCCTGCCCCTACGGCGGGCGCATGTACCGCACCGGCGACCTCGTCCGCTGGAACGCCGACGGGCACCTGGAATTCCTCGGCCGCACCGACGACCAGGTCAAGATCCGCGGCTACCGCGTCGAGCCGGGCGAGACGGCCGCCGTCCTGGCACGCTGCCCGGAGGCCGCCCAGGCGGCGGTCGCCGTACGGGAGGACACCCCGGGGCACAAGCGGCTGGTCGCGTACGTCGTCCCCGCGCGCCCCGGCGCCCCGGTCGCCGACGCCGTCCGGCGGTTCGCGGCCGCGCACCTGCCGGAGTATCTGCGGCCCGCCGCGACCGTCGTCCTGGAACGGCTCCCGCTCACCCCGAACGGCAAGGTCGACCGGGCCGCCCTGCCCGCCCCGGACCCGGCTCCCGAGGCCGCCGACGGCCGGGCGGGCACGCCGCGCGAGGACCTCCTGTGCTCCCTGTTCGCCCAGGTGCTGAAGGTGCCCCGGGTCCGCCCGGACGACAGCTTCGTGACGCTCGGCGGCGACTCGCTGCTGGCCACCCGGCTCGCGAGCCGCATCCGCACCGTTCTGGGCGTCGAAGTCTCCAACCGCATGCTGTTCGAGCAGCCGACCCCGGCACGGCTCGCCCGGCGCCTGGACCGGCTCGGCGCCGCGCGCCCGGCGGTGGCGGCCCGCGCCGCGCGGCCCACACCGCTGCCCATGTCCTCCGCCCAGCAGCGGATGTGGTTCCTCGACCGGCTGGAGGGCCCGGACAGCGTCAACAACATCACGCTGTGCCTGCGGTTGCGCGGCGCGCTGGACCGGGCGGCGCTGGAAGCCGCCTGGCGGGACACGGCCGTACGGCACGAGACGCTGCGCACGGTCTACGGGGAGGCGGACGGCGCTCCGTACCAGGAGGTCCTGGCGGAACCCGAGGTGTGCGCAGCGACCGTGGACGTGTCCGAGGAGCGGTTGCAGGACGCGCTCGCCGCCGAAGCGGGCCGGGGCTTCGACCTCACGGCCGCCCCGCCGTGGCGCGTCACCCTGTTCGCGACGGGCCCCGGCGAACACGTACTGCTCGTGGTGCTGCATCACATCTGCGCCGACGGCTGGTCGCTCGGCATCCTCGCCCGGGACCTGTCGGCCGCCTACACGGCGCGCGTCGGGGGACACGCGCCGGACTGGCCGCCGCTGCCCGTGCAGTACGCGGACTTCACGCTGTGGCAGCGCGAGCTGCTGGCGGGCGAGGAGGACCCGGCGAGCCTGTTCGGCGGCCAGCTCGCGTACTGGACCGGGGCCCTCGCGGACCTGCCGCACGAGCTGGACCTGCCCGCCGACCGGCCGCGCCCGGCCACCGCGAGCCACCGCGGCCGCACCCTGGCCGTCCGCACAACGGCCCGCACCCACCGGCGCCTGCTGGAGGCCACCCGGGAGTGCGGCGCCACCCTGCCGATGGTGACGCGGGCCGCGGCCGCGGTGCTCTTCTCCCGGCTGGGCGCGGGCGACGACATCCCGTTCGGCGCGCCGGTCGCGGGCCGGGTCGACGAGGCCCTGGACGACCTGGTGGGCTGCTTCCTGAACACGCTGGTGCTGCGTACGGACGTGCGCGGCAACCCCACGTTCGCCGAGCTGACCGGCCGGGTGCGCGAAGCCGACCTGGCCGCCTACAGCCACCAGGACCTGCCGTTCGACCGCCTGGTGGAAGTGCTGAACCCCGACCGGTCGCTGTCCCGGCAGTCGCTGTTCCAGCTCGGCTTCGCCTTCCAGAACACCCCGGACGCCGGACTCTCCTTCGCCGGGCTGACCGCGGCCCCCGAGCCGTGCGCGATCACCTCGACGCGGTTCGACCTCTCGCTCCTGCTGCGCGAGGGGCACGACGCGGACGGCGCCCCGGCGGGCCTGGTCTGCCACCTGGAGTACGCCACGGACCTGTTCGACGAGGACACCGTACGGGCGGTGGCGGACCGGCTGGTCCGCGTGCTGGAGCAGGCCGCGGACGATCCGTACGGACGGATCGGTGACCTCGACATACTGGACGGGGCCGAACGCCACCGGCTGCTGGCCGGCTGGAACGACACCGGGCGCCCGCTCCCGGACGGCACGCTCGTCGACCTCTTCCGGGCGCAGGCGGCCCGCACCCCGGACGCGGTGGCGCTGCGCTGCGGCTCCGACGCCGTGTCGTACGCCGAACTGGACGCGCGGACCGACCGGTTGGCGCGCCGCCTGACCGGTCGGGGAGTCGGCCCGGAGACCCGGGTCGGGCTGTGCCTGCCGCGCGGGGTGGACATGGTCGCGGCGATGCTGGCCGTGTGGAAGGCGGGCGGCGCGTACGTGCCCCTGGACCCGGACTATCCCGCGGACCGGCTCGCGTACATGGTGGCCGACAGTGGCGCGGCCCTCGTCCTGGCCACGGCCGGCACCGCGGCCGGCATCCCGCCCGGAGCGGCGGTGGCGGAGCTGGACGCGGCGGCGGGCGCCATCGGCGGGGAGACCTCGGAGCCGCTCCAACGGCCCCTGGAACTCGACCGGTTGGCGTACGTGATCTACACATCCGGTTCGACGGGCCGCCCCAAGGGCGTGGCCGTCCCGCACCGCGGCGTGGTCAACCTCGCGATGGCGCTGCGGCCGGTGCTCGGCGCGGGCGAGGGCGTGGCGGGGCTGCAGTTCGCGTCGTTCAGCTTCGACGCGGCGGTGATGGACGTGGCGGTCACGCTGGCCGCCGGCGGCACCCTGGTGATCGCCACCGGCCCGGAGCGCACCGACCCCGAGGCGCTGGCCCGCCTGGTCGGCGCCCACGGCGTCAGTACGGCGTGCATGGTGCCGTCCCTGCTCGGCATGCTCGACCCGGCGGCCCTGCCCGGGATACGGAACCTGGTCCTGGGCGCCGAGCGGCTGACCGCGGACCTGGCGAGCCGGTGGGCGGCGCGCACCCGGGTGTGGAACACCTACGGCCCCACCGAGACCACCGTGATCAGCACCGCCGTCCGGGTGGACCCGGGCACCGGCCCCCGGGACCGGCCGCCGCCCATCGGCCGCCCGGTCGACAACGTCCGCGCGTACGTGCTCGACGGCGCCCTGCGCCCGGTCCCGGCCGGGGTGACCGGCGAGCTGTACACCGCCGGGCCCGGCCTGGCCCGCGGCTACGTCAACCGGCCCGCCGCGACCGCGGAACGCTTCGTGGCCTGCCCGTACGGCGGCCGCATGTACCGCACCGGCGATCTGGTGCGGTGGGGCGCCGACGGCGGGCTGGAGTTCCTGGGCCGCGCCGACGACCAGGTCAAGATCCGCGGGTTCCGGGTCGAGCCGGGGGAGATCGAGGCGGTGCTCACCGCGCACCCGGCGGTCGCCCGGGCCGTGGTGACCGCCCGCGCGGACGGCACCGGCGACCGGCAGCTGATCGGCTACGTCGTCCCGGAGGAGCGCACCGACGGCGGACCGCCGCCGGACACGGACCCGCGGGTGCTGCGCGAGCACGTGGCCCGGTTCCTGCCGGGACACCTCGTCCCGGCGGCGATCGTGCCCCTCGAAGCGCTCCCGCTGACCCCGAACGGCAAGACCGACCGCGCCGCGCTGCCCGCCCCGGACCGCGTACGCCCGCCGGCCGACCGCGGTCCCCGCACCGCCACCGAACACGCCGTCCACCGGATCTGGTCCCAGGTGCTGGGCCGCCCGGAGTTCGGCGTGCGGGAGAAGTTCTTCGACGCGGGCGGCACCTCGCTGAAGCTGATGGCCGTGCGCAGCGAACTCGCCCGGTTCAGCGGCCAGGACCTGCCGGTCGCGCTGTTCTTCGAGCACTCGACCATCGAGGCGATGGCCGAGACCGTCGACCGCCGCCGCCCGGTCCCCGTGGACGACGACCACAGTCACGAGCTGTAGCGCGGACCGGCCGCCAGGGAACCGGACCGCTTCGAGAATCGGAGAAGCACATGAGGACGGGTGACGTCGCGATCATCGGGGCTGCCGGGATCTTTCCCGACGCGGCGGACCTGGAGACGTTCCACGACAATCTGCGCGCGGGCCGCGACAGCGTCGGCGGGCCGGGACGCGCCCGGCTGCACGCCGGCGACGACCCCGGGGAACGCTATCTCGCCATGGGGTATTTGGACCGTATCGACCTCTTCGACCACGAGCTGTTCGGCATCCCGCGGCGCGAGGCCGAACTGATGGACCCCCACCAGCGATTACTGCTCCAACTGACCCACCAGGCCATCGAGTCCGCCGGGTACGCCCCGGCCACGCTGCGCGGCTCGGCCGCCTCGGTGCTGCTCGCCGCCGTGGAAACCGGCCCCGACTGGGTGGCGGCGGAGACCGACCGGGACGTGGTCCAGCTGCTCGGCACCTCCACGGCCGCGCTCGCCGCCCGCCTCAGCTACCTCTTCGACCTCCAGGGGCCCGCCCTGGTGGTGGACACCGCGTGCAGCAGCGCGCTGACCGCGGTGCACCTCGCGGTCCGGCAACTGCGCGACGGTGAAGCGCCGCTGGCCATCGTCGGCGGCATCAACCTGCTGCCCCCGCCGGTCAGGAAGGCCGACTGGACGCCGCTGCCGGGGCTGGAGTCGAGCGACGAGCGGTGCCGCCCGTTCGACGCCGACGCCAACGGCATGACCGCGGGGGAGGGCGGCGGCATCGTCGTCCTGAAGCCGCTGTCCCGGGCGCTCGCCGACGGCGACAACGTGCTGGCCGTCCTCAAGGGCGTCGCCGTCAACCACAACGGCTACCGCGCCGCCACCATGGCCGCGCCGAGCCAGGCGGCGCAGGCCGCCGTGCTGGCCGAGGCCTGGCGGGACGGCGAAGTCGGTGCGGAGACCATCGGCTACGTCGAATGCCACGGCTCGGGCACCCCGCTCGGCGACGTGGTCGAGGTGGACGCGCTGCGCCGGGCGTTCACCGCCGCGGGCGTGACCGCCCCGCAGTGCGCGATCGGCTCGGTCAAGGCCAACATCGGGCACCTCGGCAACGCGGCGGCCATCGCCGGACTGTTCAAGGTCATGGCCGCGCTGCGGTACGGCGTCCACTACCCGGCCGTCAACTTCACCGCCCCCAACCCGCTGATCGACTTCACCGGCCCGGTGTACGTGAACGACGCGCCGCGCCCCTGGCCGGACGCGCCGTCCGGCCGCCGCGCCGGGCTGAGCAGCTGGGGCATGACCGGCACCAACGTGCACGCCGTACTGGAACAGGCACCCGCCCCCGCCCCGCACGAGACCACCGCGCCGGACACCGAACTGGTCACCGTCTCGGCCCGCTCGGCCGCCGCCCTGGACCGCTACCGCACCCGGCTGGCCGCCTTCGCCGAGCGCACCGGCCAGCCCCTGCGGGCCGTCGCGCACGCACTCAACCGGGGCCGCGACGACCACCCGTACCGGCTGGCGGTGACCGCCACGACGACCGGCGAACTGGCCGCACGGCTGCGCGCGGCCGCCGTCCCCGAGGCACCCGCCCCCGACGCGCCGCGGCCGGTCCTGCTGTTCTCCGGGGACGCGCTCCTGGACGACGCGGCCTGGGCGCGGCTGTGCGCGGACTTCCCCGTACCGGTCGGCTGCGCGGAACTCGACGCCACGACCCCCGACCCGGCGGGCCGCACCGTCGTGCGGCAGTACGCCCTCCACCGCGTGGCCGAGTCGCTGGGGCTCACGGACGCCGCCCTGATCGGCTCCGGGACCGGCAACCTGACCGTCCGCGTCGCACGGGGCAGGCTCACGCTCGCCGAAGCGGTCGCCGAGGCCGCCGCGCGGCGGCCGGACCCGGCACCCGACCGGGCGCGGCTGGAGCCGGTGGCGGCGGGGCTGGCCCGCGACGGAGCGCTGCTCGTGGCGCTCGCCGGCGGGGGCGTCCTCGCACGCGAGACCGGCGCCCTCGTCCCGGACCTGCCCGTCGTGGACCTCGCCGGGGACGGCTCCCGCGCCGAGGTCCTGGCACGCCTCGGCCGCCTCTACACCCTGGGCGCCGCCCTCGACTGGGAGCGCCACTACCGCGGCACCGCCATCCGGCGCATCGAGGCACCGACGTACCCCTTCGAGCCGACCCGCTGCCCGTTCGGCCGCCCCCGCACCGAGCCGGCCGCCCCGTCCCGCCCCGCCGGGACCGCCCCGGCGGCGCCGTCCGGCCTCGCCGAGACCGAACGGCGCGTCGCCGCGGTGTGGGCGGACCTGCTCGACCGACCCGACGCCGGGCCCGACTCCGACTACTTCATGCTCGGCGGCACCTCCCT encodes:
- a CDS encoding non-ribosomal peptide synthetase, with the protein product MGKRELADIWPLTAMQTGMFFHAGYDPRATDIYRSQTVLEFEGPLDLGLLRSALQRLLHRHAPLRAGFRTLESGETVQFVLREAEVPWTEIDLGTADASVPRQVAEREWRRRFDLAEPPLLRVTALRLAGGRHRVLLALHHILCDGWSLAILLGEWMTLYRHAGDPACLPPVTPYATYMSWLAGRDRDAARAAWRQALAGARPTLVAAGKGTGAPKDPAEIPVGLTAPLAARLERRARRLGVTASTLVRGAWGILLGRLTGRDDVVFGTTSAGRPPEVPGIENMVGMFINTLPVRVRWGEREPLAGFLRRLSAEQAALLPHEHTGLPELHHLTGTRELFDTLVVYQNLPQEMPSGDLAHGVRLDEVTGRSAAHYPLVLNALPGDFRLTYRPDLFGRDAAEAVAARLVRVLEQVAGDPSVRPARLDALLDGERERLTTGVNVGPPGVTGETVTEAFARVVERCRDRVAVVGGGARSTYGELDRRAAAVAGYLRARGVGEEDRVTVRLPRSPDLVAVLLGVVKAGAAYVPVDPDGPPGRTGLLTGNAAAAFDVTGAVVADALAGTGGTGPVPARVTAGSAFSVLHTSGSTGEPKGVTVTHGGVAALAADPCWGGSATGRTLFHAPHTFDASLLEIWVPLLNGGCVVVAPAGVADSDLLTGLVADAGLTTVHLTAGLFRVLAQETPECLAGLRHVLTGGDVVPADAVARVVRACPDVEIRHLYGPTETTLCATVHRLRPGAPVPEPLPLGGPRSGVRLYVLDGGLRPAPAGVPGELYVAGSGVTRGYLHRPARTAERFVACPYGGRMYRTGDLVRWNADGHLEFLGRTDDQVKIRGYRVEPGETAAVLARCPEAAQAAVAVREDTPGHKRLVAYVVPARPGAPVADAVRRFAAAHLPEYLRPAATVVLERLPLTPNGKVDRAALPAPDPAPEAADGRAGTPREDLLCSLFAQVLKVPRVRPDDSFVTLGGDSLLATRLASRIRTVLGVEVSNRMLFEQPTPARLARRLDRLGAARPAVAARAARPTPLPMSSAQQRMWFLDRLEGPDSVNNITLCLRLRGALDRAALEAAWRDTAVRHETLRTVYGEADGAPYQEVLAEPEVCAATVDVSEERLQDALAAEAGRGFDLTAAPPWRVTLFATGPGEHVLLVVLHHICADGWSLGILARDLSAAYTARVGGHAPDWPPLPVQYADFTLWQRELLAGEEDPASLFGGQLAYWTGALADLPHELDLPADRPRPATASHRGRTLAVRTTARTHRRLLEATRECGATLPMVTRAAAAVLFSRLGAGDDIPFGAPVAGRVDEALDDLVGCFLNTLVLRTDVRGNPTFAELTGRVREADLAAYSHQDLPFDRLVEVLNPDRSLSRQSLFQLGFAFQNTPDAGLSFAGLTAAPEPCAITSTRFDLSLLLREGHDADGAPAGLVCHLEYATDLFDEDTVRAVADRLVRVLEQAADDPYGRIGDLDILDGAERHRLLAGWNDTGRPLPDGTLVDLFRAQAARTPDAVALRCGSDAVSYAELDARTDRLARRLTGRGVGPETRVGLCLPRGVDMVAAMLAVWKAGGAYVPLDPDYPADRLAYMVADSGAALVLATAGTAAGIPPGAAVAELDAAAGAIGGETSEPLQRPLELDRLAYVIYTSGSTGRPKGVAVPHRGVVNLAMALRPVLGAGEGVAGLQFASFSFDAAVMDVAVTLAAGGTLVIATGPERTDPEALARLVGAHGVSTACMVPSLLGMLDPAALPGIRNLVLGAERLTADLASRWAARTRVWNTYGPTETTVISTAVRVDPGTGPRDRPPPIGRPVDNVRAYVLDGALRPVPAGVTGELYTAGPGLARGYVNRPAATAERFVACPYGGRMYRTGDLVRWGADGGLEFLGRADDQVKIRGFRVEPGEIEAVLTAHPAVARAVVTARADGTGDRQLIGYVVPEERTDGGPPPDTDPRVLREHVARFLPGHLVPAAIVPLEALPLTPNGKTDRAALPAPDRVRPPADRGPRTATEHAVHRIWSQVLGRPEFGVREKFFDAGGTSLKLMAVRSELARFSGQDLPVALFFEHSTIEAMAETVDRRRPVPVDDDHSHEL